Proteins co-encoded in one Calderihabitans maritimus genomic window:
- a CDS encoding anthranilate synthase component II, producing the protein MLLVIDNYDSFTYNLVQYLGEFGKEVVTYRNDQLTLEAIEDLNPSGIVISPGPGRPEQAGISLAVIRHFGRNLPILGVCLGHQCIGQVYGGKVTAARELRHGKTSTIYHDGRGIFTGIPNPFTATRYHSLVVSREGLPECLEITAQTEDGEIMGIRHKEFPVEGVQFHPESIMTERGKELLANFLRLVE; encoded by the coding sequence TTGCTGTTGGTGATAGATAATTATGATTCTTTCACTTATAACCTGGTGCAATACCTAGGGGAGTTCGGGAAGGAAGTAGTTACCTACCGCAATGACCAGTTAACCCTGGAAGCTATTGAAGACTTAAATCCTTCCGGTATAGTTATTTCCCCCGGTCCCGGTAGACCCGAACAAGCCGGTATATCCCTGGCGGTTATAAGGCATTTTGGCAGAAACCTGCCTATTTTAGGTGTCTGCCTGGGGCATCAGTGTATCGGCCAGGTTTATGGAGGCAAAGTGACCGCTGCCCGGGAACTGAGGCATGGCAAAACATCCACCATCTATCATGACGGCCGGGGAATTTTCACCGGTATACCCAATCCCTTTACCGCCACCCGCTATCACTCACTGGTTGTCAGCCGGGAAGGATTGCCTGAATGTCTGGAAATTACGGCACAGACGGAGGACGGTGAAATAATGGGCATCCGTCATAAAGAATTTCCAGTAGAAGGTGTTCAATTTCATCCGGAATCCATTATGACGGAAAGGGGGAAGGAGCTACTCGCTAACTTTTTGCGATTAGTTGAATAA